GGCTGCGGGCACAGGCCAGAAACGCATGGGTATGGTCCTGACACACCCCGGTGCGCCCAGCAAAGGCCTGGGCCGCGGGAGTATCGACCTCCGTCGCGCCAGGGGTGTAGACCATGTGCTGGTGCAACGCCTGCATCAAACCGCTCAGTGCCTGCCGGTCGCGGCGCGCCGCACAATGTTCGGCGGCGAACGCCCGCAGGGCTTCGTCGGCCTCGGTCAAGCGCGTGTAACGCAGGAATGGCAACGGTGACTGGTCGTCGTGCTCGGCTTCGCGGCTGGGATCGATCTCCACCTGGCCCCGCGCGGTGATGACGATCGACTCATGGGGCTCATCGAGGGTCAGCACGTGCAGGATGTTGCCATAGGGGTCGATCTGCGCGCGCACCGCGCGCGGCAGGTCCAGTTGCCAGCTGAGGATCTTCTGCCGCTCGCTGTCGTGCGGGGTCAGGCGCAGGTACTGGATGCTGGCGCGCACCTGAGCTTCATAGCGATAGCAGGTCTCGTGGCTGATCGAGAGTCTCATGCGGCCTCCAGATAGGACGTGTGAATGGCGTCGCCCAGCTCGGCGATCAGGGGAATGA
The Pseudomonas sp. DTU_2021_1001937_2_SI_NGA_ILE_001 DNA segment above includes these coding regions:
- a CDS encoding transglutaminase family protein, producing the protein MRLSISHETCYRYEAQVRASIQYLRLTPHDSERQKILSWQLDLPRAVRAQIDPYGNILHVLTLDEPHESIVITARGQVEIDPSREAEHDDQSPLPFLRYTRLTEADEALRAFAAEHCAARRDRQALSGLMQALHQHMVYTPGATEVDTPAAQAFAGRTGVCQDHTHAFLACARSLGIAARYVSGYLCTQDSEHLSSHAWAEAWLDDAWYSFDVTNQLSVPERHLKVAVGLDYLDACPVRGMRRGGGFEQMHAKVLVEPAPPMGQTQHQ